One part of the Sardina pilchardus chromosome 5, fSarPil1.1, whole genome shotgun sequence genome encodes these proteins:
- the LOC134080809 gene encoding protocadherin gamma-A11-like, protein MIYLVMCLSVVNTVFGDVSYTIPEELKRGSVVGNLAKDIGLDAKTLSSRKARLNTDDGSKRYFEIERNAGTLIVGDAIDREELCGSRPSCSLKYQLVLEKPLEIHGISVQIQDINDNAPQFSTDLINLEIQESANKGTQFLLSEAHDADVLQNAVQGYSLEKNDHFSLQIRTNSDGMKYSELVMEKELDREQQQEHNLILTAFDNGTPQKSASVVIHINVLDANDNVPVFSQPIYRVELPENAPLDTVVVTVSATDADEGINGEVTYELSRVPDKVARTFSLDKASGQIKVTGPIDFEKENIYEMRVQAKDGLGSASNVKVIIEITDVNDNAPAIVVQSLNDAVPENSVAGTEVGIINVQDKDSGSNQHIHCTIQGNVPFKLNPSIKNYYSILTTGELDREFIAYYNLTITAIDEGTPPLSSFKTIQISVSDVNDNPPVFEHQSYSAYVTENNKPGSSVCSVTARDPDWRQNGTVFYSLLPSEVNGVPVSSYVSINGDTGVIHALRAFDYEQFRSFKVQVVARDNGSPPLSSNVTVSVFITDENDNSPQILYPTPEVNSFMTEMVPKAALSGSLVSKVIAVDADSGQNAWLSYQIVKSTDPGLFTIGLHSGEIRAQRDISESDSMKQNLVISVKDNGQPSLSTTCAVYLLISDNLAEVPELKDMSYEESNSKLTSYLIIALVSVSTFFLTFIILIVAIRICHRRKPRLLFDGAVAIPSAYLPPNYADVDGTGTLRSAYNYDAYMTTGSRTSDFKFVTSYNDNTLPSGTTLKRSPGDNSDCLNFTSLDFTENGSKFSTLVIAVFFWAPLEIAGNV, encoded by the exons ATGATATATCTGGTGATGTGTCTCTCGGTCGTCAACACCGTTTTTGGGGATGTAAGCTATACTATACCAGAGGAATTGAAACGTGGATCAGTCGTCGGAAACCTAGCTAAGGATATTGGACTTGATGCCAAAACTCTTTCATCTAGAAAGGCTCGCCTTAATACAGATGATGGAAGcaaacgttattttgagatcGAGCGTAATGCCGGCACTCTCATTGTTGGAGACGCTATAGACCGGGAGGAGCTTTGTGGATCAAGGCCGTCGTGCTCTTTGAAATATCAGCTTGTGCTTGAGAAACCACTGGAAATACACGGCATATCTGTTCAAATTCAGGATATCAATGACAACGCACCGCAATTTTCAACAGATCTGATTAATCTGGAGATACAAGAGTCGGCAAATAAAGGGACGCAGTTTCTGTTAAGCGAGGCGCATGACGCAGACGTATTGCAAAACGCAGTGCAAGGATATTCCCTCGAAAAGAATGATCATTTTTCTTTACAAATACGCACTAATTCAGACGGGATGAAATATAGTGAATTGGTAATGGAGAAAGAATTAGATCGGGAGCAACAACAAGAACACAATTTAATACTCACGGCCTTTGATAACGGTACTCCACAGAAATCCGCTAGTGTGGTTATACACATAAATGTGCTAGATGCAAACGACAATGTGCCAGTCTTCAGTCAGCCAATTTATAGAGTGGAGTTGCCAGAAAATGCTCCTTTAGACACCGTTGTTGTCACCGTGAGTGCTACAGACGCTGATGAAGGAATAAATGGTGAGGTGACGTATGAATTAAGTCGAGTACCTGACAAAGTAGCCAGGACGTTTTCTTTGGACAAAGCAAGTGGGCAGATTAAGGTGACTGGGCCCATTgattttgaaaaagaaaatatttatgaaatgcGAGTTCAAGCAAAAGATGGGCTAGGATCAGCATCCAATGTCAAAGTCATTATTGAAATTACAGATGTGAATGACAATGCGCCAGCAATTGTGGTCCAATCATTGAACGATGCGGTTCCCGAGAACAGTGTAGCTGGTACAGAGGTGGGAATAATCAATGTCCAGGATAAAGATTCAGGTAGTAACCAGCATATTCATTGCACTATCCAGGGAAATGTGCCCTTCAAATTAAATCCATCAATAAAAAACTACTACTCAATTCTAACAACAGGAGAGCTTGACCGTGAATTCATAGCATACTATAATCTAACAATTACTGCTATTGATGAGGGCACACCCCCACTATCGTCCTTCAAAACTATACAAATATCTGTGTCAGATGTAAATGATAATCCCCCTGTATTTGAACATCAGTCCTACAGTGCATATGTGACTGAGAATAACAAGCCTGGctcctctgtctgttctgttaCTGCGAGAGACCCAGACTGGAGACAGAATGGCACAGTGTTCTACTCTCTGTTGCCCAGTGAGGTCAATGGTGTTCCGGTCTCCTCTTATGTATCCATTAATGGAGACACAGGGGTGATCCATGCTCTGAGGGCCTTTGACTATGAGCAGTTCAGAAGCTTCAAAGTTCAGGTTGTAGCCAGAGACAATGGTTCTCCTCCACTCAGCAGCaacgtgactgtgagtgtgttcataacAGATGAGAATGATAACTCTCCTCAGATATTGTACCCTACTCCAGAAGTTAACTCCTTCATGACTGAGATGGTTCCTAAAGCTGCTCTTTCTGGCTCGCTGGTCTCCAAAGTGATCGCTGTTGATGCTGACTCTGGACAGAACGCGTGGCTGTCATATCAGATCGTGAAGTCGACTGATCCGGGACTTTTCACTATTGGTCTCCACAGTGGAGAGATCAGGGCTCAGAGGGACATTTCTGAATCTGACAGCATGAAGCAGAACCTTGTGATCTCAGTGAAAGATAACggacagccctctctctctacaacctGTGCCGTATATTTACTCATCTCTGATAACTTGGCTGAAGTTCCTGAACTGAAAGACATGTCTTATGAGGAGAGCAATTCTAAACTCACATCTTATCTGATCATTGCTCTGGTGTCTGTTTCCACATTTTTCCTCACTTTTATCATTCTCATTGTGGCCATACGGATTTGCCACAGGAGAAAGCCCAGACTGTTGTTTGATGGAGCAGTAGCCATTCCCAGTGCATATTTACCTCCCAACTATGCAGATGTTGATGGAACTGGAACTCTCCGTAGTGCTTACAACTATGACGCCTATATGACCACAGGGTCACGTACCAGTGACTTCAAGTTTGTTACGTCCTACAATGACAACACTCTGCCTTCTGGCACCACTCTGAAGAGGAGTCCAGGAGACAACAGTGACTGTCTCAACTTCACTTCACTTGACTTCACTGAGAATGGATCTAAATTCTCCACTCTG gtcattgctgtttttttctgggCTCCCCTGGAAATAGCAGGGAATGTCTAG